The following coding sequences lie in one Mycobacterium sp. Z3061 genomic window:
- a CDS encoding condensation domain-containing protein, whose protein sequence is MQIGKITIGSLEDWTVRPGTVISWHPTQAAREKALQAPVSSVPVSYMQGQHLQNYRQRTSSGLDFSRLLIATCEAPGHCDIAIMNQALNAYLRRHDTYRSWFEYDDNGDVIRHTMTDPADIEFVPVDHGELTVDQIHDHVVATPDPLQWGCFSFGIIQHEDHFTFYASIDHVHGDATLIGITMLESNAVYAAMAGGESGLALPDSGSYDDFCVRERERTSELTLDSPQVRKWIEFAENNNGSLPEFPLPLGNPLELTNSDMVTESLMDADQTARFESACTAAGARFVGGLFACMALVDHEFTGAATYYALTPRDSRRSDENFMTQGWFTGLVPITIPIAAASFSEAAWSAQDSFDSSLDMAKVPFYRVLELAPWLDWPRPNFPVSNFLHGGAAPLNAVIAAAEMSAAKSIGIYSDRRYSYQLTIYIFRYEQGTAMAVMFPDNPIAQKSVARYVEAMKSVCTRVADSGHWGRVT, encoded by the coding sequence TTGCAGATCGGGAAAATCACAATCGGTTCACTCGAGGATTGGACGGTGCGCCCCGGCACCGTCATTTCCTGGCACCCCACGCAGGCGGCCAGAGAAAAGGCGCTGCAGGCGCCGGTCAGTTCGGTACCGGTCAGTTACATGCAAGGTCAACATCTGCAGAATTACCGGCAGCGAACCAGTTCCGGTCTTGACTTTTCCCGACTTTTGATCGCCACCTGTGAGGCGCCCGGGCATTGCGATATAGCGATCATGAATCAGGCGCTTAACGCATATTTGCGCCGGCACGACACCTACCGAAGCTGGTTCGAGTACGACGACAACGGCGACGTCATCCGGCACACGATGACGGATCCGGCCGATATCGAATTCGTCCCCGTCGATCACGGCGAGTTGACCGTCGACCAAATCCACGACCACGTCGTGGCGACGCCCGATCCGCTGCAGTGGGGCTGCTTCTCGTTCGGGATCATCCAGCACGAAGACCACTTCACCTTCTACGCGAGCATCGACCATGTCCACGGTGACGCGACCCTGATCGGCATCACGATGCTGGAGTCCAACGCGGTGTATGCGGCGATGGCGGGCGGCGAGAGTGGCCTGGCGCTGCCCGACAGCGGCAGCTACGACGACTTCTGCGTCCGGGAGCGCGAACGAACTTCGGAGCTGACCCTGGATTCGCCGCAGGTCCGCAAATGGATCGAGTTCGCCGAGAATAACAATGGCAGCCTTCCCGAATTTCCACTTCCGCTGGGCAACCCTTTGGAGCTGACCAACAGCGACATGGTCACCGAAAGCCTGATGGACGCCGACCAGACCGCCCGATTCGAATCGGCGTGCACCGCAGCCGGCGCGCGCTTCGTCGGCGGCCTGTTCGCGTGCATGGCCCTGGTGGACCACGAGTTCACCGGAGCGGCGACCTATTACGCGCTCACTCCGCGGGACTCGCGCCGGAGCGACGAGAATTTCATGACCCAGGGTTGGTTCACCGGCCTGGTGCCTATCACCATTCCCATTGCCGCGGCGTCCTTCAGCGAAGCCGCCTGGTCCGCCCAGGATTCATTCGATTCGAGCCTCGACATGGCGAAGGTACCGTTTTACCGGGTCCTGGAATTGGCGCCGTGGCTGGACTGGCCGCGACCCAACTTTCCGGTTTCCAATTTTCTGCACGGCGGCGCCGCCCCGCTGAACGCCGTGATTGCCGCAGCCGAAATGAGTGCCGCCAAGAGCATCGGAATTTATTCCGACCGCCGATATTCATATCAATTGACCATTTACATATTCCGGTACGAGCAGGGTACCGCCATGGCGGTCATGTTCCCGGACAATCCGATCGCGCAGAAATCGGTCGCGCGATATGTCGAGGC